The proteins below come from a single Eubacterium limosum genomic window:
- a CDS encoding LCP family protein — MGKNKAGGMSTGKKAALIIVAVIFALILGGGLYAYSYIQNTMNKMDKVDISDNAQDLGITENKNGEIVNIALYGIDAAEGETGRSDSIMILTLDNVHNRIKLTSVMRDSYVDIAGHGMDKINHAYAFGGPELAIRTLNENFGLNITDFMSVNFTSMPEIIDMLGGVSIDITDEEIATGQIPGLYQSGTQLLTGEQALAYSRIRYASGNDFKRTERQRTVLNALVIKMIQQPVTSYPGLISDLAPYITTSLSNQEMLDMTAKYGSLAKQGIRQNRFPQDDDANGQMIDGVYYLVFDIPTVREKMDAYIFEDQSV; from the coding sequence ATGGGAAAAAACAAAGCCGGCGGCATGAGCACCGGAAAAAAAGCAGCTTTGATCATTGTAGCTGTCATTTTTGCTCTTATCTTGGGGGGTGGCTTATATGCCTACTCATACATTCAGAATACCATGAACAAAATGGATAAGGTTGATATTTCAGATAATGCTCAGGATCTGGGTATTACTGAAAACAAAAACGGAGAGATTGTCAACATTGCGCTCTACGGTATCGACGCCGCTGAAGGCGAGACTGGCCGTTCCGACTCGATCATGATCCTGACTTTAGACAATGTCCATAACCGCATCAAGCTGACCTCTGTCATGCGTGACTCTTATGTTGATATCGCAGGCCACGGAATGGATAAAATCAACCACGCTTATGCATTTGGCGGCCCTGAGCTCGCAATCCGCACGCTCAACGAAAATTTTGGTCTGAACATCACAGACTTTATGTCCGTCAATTTTACCTCAATGCCTGAAATCATCGATATGCTCGGCGGCGTCAGCATTGACATCACTGATGAAGAAATCGCGACCGGCCAGATTCCAGGACTTTACCAGTCCGGTACTCAGCTTTTAACCGGTGAGCAGGCTTTGGCTTATTCCAGAATCCGTTATGCCAGCGGCAATGACTTTAAACGAACTGAACGTCAGCGGACTGTCCTGAATGCGCTTGTCATAAAAATGATCCAGCAGCCTGTAACCAGCTATCCAGGCCTGATCAGTGATCTTGCCCCTTATATCACCACCAGCCTTTCTAACCAGGAAATGCTTGATATGACTGCCAAATACGGTTCACTTGCCAAGCAGGGGATCCGGCAGAATCGTTTCCCGCAGGATGATGACGCCAATGGGCAGATGATTGATGGTGTGTATTATCTGGTATTTGATATTCCAACGGTCCGTGAAAAAATGGATGCCTATATCTTTGAAGATCAAAGCGTCTGA
- the pfkA gene encoding 6-phosphofructokinase, with protein MKIGILTSGGDAPGMNAAIRAVVRTAIYHKIDVYGINRGYAGLLDKDISPLNVYSVADILQKGGTILRTSRSEFFPTEAGQKRAAEVLREYGIEHLIIIGGDGSLSGALALKKLGVSVVGIPGTIDNDFGASDFTIGFDTAVTTAIEAIGKIRDTTFSHNRINVVQVMGRTCGDIALYAGFSVGAEALIIPEIETNLEGICDRLLAGKDRGKLHSIVMLAEGCGSYRDYCKKIEELTQVTTKGTNLGYIQRGGSPSHFDRNLASFMGYKAVEAIVNDNTGNVVVQRKGEYIMVPLEEALETPKAFRKDMYKIAKILSI; from the coding sequence ATGAAGATTGGTATTTTAACGAGTGGTGGTGACGCACCAGGAATGAACGCGGCGATCCGGGCAGTTGTCCGGACAGCCATTTATCATAAAATTGATGTTTACGGCATCAATCGCGGTTATGCAGGACTGCTGGATAAAGATATCAGCCCATTAAACGTCTATTCAGTCGCAGATATTCTGCAAAAGGGTGGTACCATTTTAAGAACCTCCAGAAGTGAGTTTTTCCCGACAGAGGCAGGACAGAAACGCGCAGCAGAGGTTCTGAGAGAGTATGGCATTGAGCATCTGATTATCATCGGCGGGGACGGGAGCCTGAGCGGCGCGCTGGCACTGAAAAAGCTGGGTGTGAGCGTTGTGGGAATTCCCGGCACCATCGACAATGACTTTGGCGCCAGTGATTTTACCATCGGCTTTGACACCGCTGTGACCACAGCCATTGAAGCCATTGGAAAAATCCGCGACACCACCTTTTCCCACAACCGGATCAATGTGGTGCAGGTCATGGGACGTACCTGCGGGGATATTGCCCTGTATGCGGGCTTCTCAGTCGGCGCGGAGGCATTGATCATCCCTGAAATTGAAACGAACCTTGAAGGAATCTGTGACCGGCTGCTGGCAGGCAAGGATCGTGGGAAGCTCCACAGCATTGTCATGCTGGCTGAAGGCTGCGGAAGCTACCGTGATTACTGTAAAAAAATCGAGGAATTGACACAGGTTACAACTAAAGGCACCAATTTAGGGTATATCCAAAGAGGTGGATCACCATCTCATTTTGACCGTAATCTTGCGAGCTTTATGGGATATAAAGCAGTAGAAGCCATCGTTAACGATAATACCGGAAATGTTGTGGTGCAGCGCAAGGGCGAGTACATTATGGTTCCCCTTGAGGAGGCGCTGGAAACACCAAAAGCTTTCCGTAAAGATATGTATAAAATTGCGAAGATTCTGTCCATTTAA
- a CDS encoding tyrosine-protein phosphatase → MIDIHTHVLYGIDDGSPTIENSLEMLRVAERTGFRGVVLTPHYMSYTNFVSRVAENKKRLKALIKAVAEENINIQLFLGNELYYEPDMIQMVETGEFTTLNKSNYFLVETMRHDSSVEHLQEFLYRLQAKGYSTILAHPERYDFVREDPNILLDFMDKGTYIQTNALSLTGFYGSASKETAEIMLEHNMVQFLASDAHRVKSYELMERALDRAEEIVGRKKFEQIMNLNPAIVLSNKGTIECRPVEYSPKKKHHFFPSFKKTGKKRLGGVGIQ, encoded by the coding sequence ATGATTGATATACACACGCATGTGCTATACGGTATCGATGATGGTTCCCCAACAATTGAAAACAGTCTTGAAATGCTCAGAGTTGCTGAACGGACAGGTTTTCGCGGTGTTGTTTTAACGCCGCACTATATGAGCTATACAAATTTTGTTTCCAGAGTTGCTGAGAATAAAAAAAGATTAAAAGCTTTGATAAAAGCAGTTGCGGAAGAGAATATCAATATACAGCTGTTTTTGGGAAATGAGCTCTATTACGAACCGGATATGATACAGATGGTTGAAACAGGTGAGTTTACCACCCTGAACAAAAGTAATTATTTTTTAGTGGAAACCATGCGGCATGATTCAAGCGTGGAACATTTGCAGGAATTTCTTTACCGGTTACAGGCAAAGGGATACTCAACGATTTTAGCGCATCCTGAAAGATATGACTTTGTCAGGGAAGATCCTAATATATTATTGGATTTTATGGATAAAGGAACCTATATACAGACAAACGCATTGAGCTTAACAGGTTTTTACGGAAGTGCGTCGAAAGAGACCGCTGAGATCATGCTGGAGCATAATATGGTCCAGTTTCTGGCCAGCGATGCGCACCGTGTTAAAAGCTACGAACTGATGGAAAGAGCATTGGATCGTGCGGAAGAAATTGTTGGCCGTAAAAAATTTGAGCAAATTATGAATTTGAATCCGGCAATTGTTCTTAGCAATAAGGGGACGATTGAGTGCCGTCCGGTCGAATACAGCCCTAAGAAAAAACATCATTTTTTCCCTTCATTTAAGAAGACCGGCAAAAAACGTTTAGGAGGGGTGGGAATTCAGTAA
- a CDS encoding DNA polymerase III subunit alpha — MESEFTHLHVHSEFSLLDGFGRIKQLVKEAKDLEMKSLALTDHGVLFGAVDFYKACLEEGIKPLIGCEVYVSPRRLDQKEGNIDTNPYHLVLLAENNDGYKNLMKVVSEGFIDGFYYKPRVDHEYLRKHHEGIICLSACIGGEIPRLIIEGQLQKANEICQMYQDIFGKGNFFLEIQDHRMQKEAQVNEVLIDFSKKYDIPLVATNDVHYVRKADAEAHDILLCIQTAASVDDEERMRFPNNEFYLKSPDEMSRLFIDVPEAIENTNKIAERCNVSFDLESAHLPEFELPEGEPSAGGYLRKLCEAGLKARYQEITPEIKERMDYELDVIHSMGFDNYFLVVWDFIKYAKDHDIMVGPGRGSAAGSLVAYGLDITTLDPLKYNLLFERFLNPERITMPDIDCDFCYERRQEVIDYVIRKYGADHVAQIITFGTMAARGAVRDVGRALNMPYNAVDKVAKEIPMHPGQNITIERALEENSELRKMKENDPEVSKLLDMAESMEGLARHASTHAAGVVISDKPLMEYVPLYRNGDMITTQFPMGLLEDLGLIKMDFLGLRTLTVIRDALENIKHSQGMNINLDNIDLEDPKVYKMLSKGDTLGVFQLESKGMIAFMRDLQPEHFEDIIAGISLYRPGPMDQIPRYIENKKSPEAITYLHPILEPILDVTYGCMVYQEQVMQIFRDVAGFTMGRSDLVRRAMSKKKIDVMNQEGEVFIHGEVDENGETVIDGAVRRGVPENVAEQIYAEMKDFAKYAFNKSHAAAYAVIAYQTAWLKCYYPTEFMAALMSSVMDDEKKVSKYIEDCRKNDIKVLPPDVNVSYDKFSVKNNKICFGLGAIKGLGKNAIVSIVNARETDGAFKGFRDFCEKVDLKALNKRMVEGLIKSGAFDYTGSTRAQLLLGAERMVDQVQREKRDRLAGQISLLDFGGNSSLKEDFLPDVAPFTKEQRLALEKEVLGLYVTGHPLEKYENTLKEKTNLNSSMLDSYEDLRDSGIRDGGAVIIGGLIDDVKNQITRNGKLMAFMTLEDLYGRLEVVVFPNTLEKYRPLLTVDHAVIVRGKINYNEEMNVSVICEQVYPLSLKTDIPQVKEERTAYAPAEKKEKLVIHFTDFTQKPLLKEIKSVLMKTPGPVPVELHFEKEHKKFGADKNLWVSVCDELINNLEAILGQNKVEVLK; from the coding sequence ATCGAATCTGAATTTACACATTTACATGTCCACAGTGAATTTAGCCTTTTAGATGGTTTTGGAAGAATTAAGCAGCTCGTGAAAGAAGCAAAGGATTTGGAAATGAAAAGTCTCGCGCTTACAGACCACGGGGTGCTTTTTGGCGCGGTCGATTTTTACAAAGCATGCCTGGAGGAAGGCATCAAGCCGCTTATCGGCTGCGAGGTTTATGTTTCTCCCCGCCGTCTTGACCAAAAGGAAGGTAATATTGACACCAATCCATATCATCTGGTGCTGCTGGCCGAAAACAACGATGGCTATAAAAATCTGATGAAAGTCGTATCTGAAGGCTTTATTGATGGATTTTACTATAAACCCAGGGTTGACCATGAATATTTAAGAAAGCACCATGAAGGCATTATTTGTCTGTCGGCCTGCATTGGCGGGGAAATTCCAAGACTGATCATTGAAGGACAGCTGCAGAAAGCAAATGAAATCTGTCAGATGTATCAGGATATTTTTGGAAAGGGAAATTTTTTCCTTGAAATACAGGATCACCGTATGCAGAAGGAAGCGCAGGTCAATGAGGTGCTCATTGACTTTTCTAAAAAATATGACATTCCTCTGGTAGCGACCAATGATGTCCATTATGTCCGGAAAGCGGATGCCGAAGCCCACGATATATTGCTGTGTATTCAGACAGCGGCTTCTGTGGACGATGAGGAGCGGATGCGGTTTCCAAATAATGAATTTTATCTGAAATCCCCAGATGAAATGTCCCGGTTATTCATTGATGTGCCGGAGGCCATTGAGAATACCAACAAAATTGCCGAGCGCTGCAACGTGAGTTTTGACCTTGAAAGCGCCCATTTGCCTGAGTTTGAACTTCCAGAGGGAGAACCCTCTGCGGGTGGTTACCTGAGAAAGCTTTGTGAAGCAGGACTTAAGGCCCGGTATCAGGAGATTACGCCAGAAATAAAGGAACGCATGGACTATGAGCTGGATGTGATCCATTCCATGGGCTTTGACAATTATTTCCTGGTTGTCTGGGATTTTATTAAATACGCCAAGGATCATGACATCATGGTCGGACCAGGCCGTGGGTCCGCCGCGGGAAGCCTTGTGGCCTATGGGCTGGATATCACGACACTGGATCCCCTCAAATACAACCTGCTGTTTGAGCGGTTTTTAAACCCTGAACGAATCACGATGCCCGATATCGATTGTGATTTCTGCTATGAACGAAGACAGGAAGTCATTGATTACGTGATCAGAAAATATGGCGCAGACCATGTGGCGCAGATTATTACCTTTGGTACCATGGCGGCAAGAGGTGCAGTGCGTGATGTGGGAAGAGCTTTGAATATGCCCTACAATGCGGTGGATAAGGTAGCCAAAGAAATTCCGATGCACCCAGGGCAGAATATTACGATTGAAAGGGCTCTGGAAGAAAACAGCGAGCTTCGGAAGATGAAGGAAAACGATCCGGAGGTTTCCAAGCTTCTGGATATGGCCGAATCCATGGAGGGTCTGGCACGTCATGCCTCCACCCATGCGGCTGGTGTGGTTATTTCAGATAAGCCGCTGATGGAGTATGTTCCGCTTTACAGGAACGGAGACATGATTACCACCCAGTTTCCCATGGGACTCTTGGAAGACCTCGGGCTTATAAAGATGGATTTCCTGGGTTTGAGAACCTTGACGGTTATACGGGACGCCCTTGAAAATATAAAACACAGCCAGGGGATGAACATCAATTTAGACAACATTGATCTCGAAGACCCCAAGGTTTATAAGATGCTGTCCAAGGGAGACACCCTTGGGGTATTTCAGCTTGAGAGCAAAGGGATGATCGCTTTTATGAGAGATCTGCAGCCAGAGCATTTCGAGGACATCATTGCCGGAATCTCGCTTTACCGCCCTGGTCCGATGGATCAGATCCCCAGATATATTGAGAATAAAAAAAGTCCGGAAGCCATTACCTATCTTCATCCGATTTTGGAACCAATTCTGGATGTTACTTATGGATGTATGGTTTACCAGGAACAGGTTATGCAGATATTCAGGGATGTGGCAGGCTTTACCATGGGCAGAAGTGACCTGGTCCGCCGTGCCATGTCGAAAAAGAAAATTGATGTCATGAATCAGGAAGGTGAAGTTTTTATCCACGGCGAGGTGGATGAAAACGGCGAGACCGTCATTGACGGCGCGGTACGCCGGGGCGTGCCGGAAAATGTGGCAGAACAGATATACGCGGAAATGAAGGATTTTGCCAAATACGCCTTTAACAAATCACATGCCGCTGCATACGCGGTTATCGCCTACCAGACTGCCTGGCTCAAATGCTATTATCCGACAGAATTTATGGCGGCGTTAATGTCCTCTGTGATGGACGATGAAAAAAAGGTATCTAAATATATTGAGGACTGCCGTAAAAATGACATCAAGGTGCTGCCGCCGGATGTGAATGTCAGCTATGACAAGTTTTCTGTAAAAAACAATAAGATCTGTTTTGGCTTAGGGGCCATTAAGGGACTTGGGAAAAATGCCATTGTGTCCATTGTAAATGCCAGAGAGACCGATGGCGCTTTCAAAGGCTTTCGGGATTTCTGTGAGAAAGTCGATTTAAAGGCTTTGAATAAACGCATGGTGGAAGGCCTGATCAAAAGCGGCGCCTTTGACTATACCGGAAGTACCCGCGCCCAGCTTTTACTTGGTGCAGAGCGGATGGTGGATCAGGTGCAGCGTGAGAAGCGTGACCGCCTTGCCGGCCAGATATCCTTGCTGGATTTTGGCGGAAACAGCAGCCTGAAGGAGGACTTTTTACCCGATGTCGCACCCTTTACCAAGGAACAGCGGCTGGCGCTGGAGAAAGAGGTGCTCGGCCTGTATGTTACGGGGCATCCCCTTGAAAAATATGAGAATACCTTAAAAGAAAAGACAAACCTTAACAGCAGTATGCTTGACAGCTACGAGGACCTGAGGGATTCTGGGATCAGGGACGGCGGCGCGGTAATCATTGGCGGACTCATTGATGATGTCAAAAACCAGATCACCCGCAATGGCAAGCTGATGGCTTTCATGACACTGGAGGATTTATACGGCCGCCTGGAGGTGGTTGTATTCCCCAATACATTGGAAAAATACCGTCCTCTTCTGACCGTGGACCACGCGGTGATTGTGAGAGGTAAGATAAATTATAATGAAGAAATGAATGTTTCTGTAATCTGTGAGCAGGTCTATCCTCTCAGCCTTAAAACGGATATTCCGCAGGTGAAAGAGGAAAGAACAGCGTATGCGCCGGCTGAAAAGAAGGAGAAGCTGGTCATTCATTTTACAGATTTTACACAAAAGCCCTTGCTAAAAGAGATTAAATCCGTTTTAATGAAAACACCGGGTCCGGTACCGGTGGAGCTGCATTTTGAAAAGGAACATAAAAAATTTGGCGCAGATAAAAACCTGTGGGTAAGCGTCTGTGATGAATTAATAAATAACCTGGAAGCAATTCTAGGGCAGAATAAAGTGGAGGTACTCAAATGA